CCGCTCGGCCCCAAGCGTCAGCAACCCCGGCCGGGAGTGGTTCGAGGCAGAAAAGCGTCATTGACATCAGGTACGCATAAGAGCAGATTGGGATCGTCGCACACGAGGTCAGGCAGGTTCTGGACGGGGCACATCCCGCCCTGCCGGGCCCTATTTCCCGGTGCTCCCGGCGCCGGACGAACTCAATAACCACTCCTTACCAAGGAGCCAGAAATGCCCGCAGTAACGGTGAAGGACCTGGAGTCCAAATCCTTTGACCAACCCGATGAAAAGCGCCGTCCGCCCAAGACCCAAGTAGACGTGGTGAACATTGGTGGCGCCACCCTGGGCCGGTTCACGTTTGAGCCCGGCTGGCGCTGGTCAGAAACCGTCAAGACGGTTGTCCATACGGACAGCTGCCAGAACAATCACCTTGGTTTTTGCACCTCCGGCACCCTGACCGTCCAGCTGGACAACGGAACCGGCATGACCA
This region of Arthrobacter sp. DNA4 genomic DNA includes:
- a CDS encoding cupin domain-containing protein; the protein is MPAVTVKDLESKSFDQPDEKRRPPKTQVDVVNIGGATLGRFTFEPGWRWSETVKTVVHTDSCQNNHLGFCTSGTLTVQLDNGTGMTIQAGDAYSIPAGHDAWVEGDETFVGYEVMSAAEYAKPA